The sequence GCCGGCTTCCGGGGCGGCCACGCCGCGTGGGTCGCCTTCGCCGAAGTTGCCTTTCTTGCCGACGGTCTTCTTCTCCAGCGTGTAGCTGATGAAGCTGCCCAGCGACGCACCAGCACCCGGCAACACGCCGGAAATGAAGCCCAGCACACCCCCGCGGAAGGAAGTCGGCAGGATGGCGACGATCTCCTTCAGCTTCAGGGTCATCTTGTTCATGGCGATCATCGGCTTGCCTTCACCGGCGTGCTGTTCGATGAAGAACAGCAGCTCCGAGATGGCGAATAGACCGACGATGGCGATGATGAAGTCGATGCCTTCGAACAGCTCCAGCACATCAAAGGTGTAGCGCTGGGTACCGGTGGAGCCATCGATGCCGACGGTGGCAATCATCAGGCCGATGGCGGCTGCCATGATGGTCTTGACCGGATTCTTGCCGGTGATGCCGCCCAGGGTGGCGAAGGCCAGCACGAACAGCGCGAAGTATTCCGCCGGGCCGAAGGTCAGCGCGAAGCTGGCCAGCCACGGCGCCATTACGATCAGGCCGATGGTGGCGATCAGGCTGCCGATGAAGGAGGCGATCGCCGAGATGGCCATCGCTTCGGCGGCCTTGCCTTTCTGGGCCATCGGATAGCCGTCGAGACAGGTCATCATCGCCGGCTCATCGCCCGGGATGTTGAGCAGGATCGAAGAGATGCGCCCGCCGTACATGGCACCGGCGTAGACCGAGGTCAGCAGGATCAGCGAGGTTTCCGGGCTCAGGCCCAGGGTGAAGGCCAGCGGAATCAGGATGGCCACACCATTGGCCGGGCCCAGGCCCGGCAGTGCGCCGATCAGGGTGCCCAGGAAGGCCCCCAGCACGGCGAACATCAGATTCTCAGGCTGCAGGGCGATGCCGAAGCCCTGCATCAAGAAGCCAAGACTTTCCATTACGCCACCTCCAGAATGCCCAGCGGCAGTGGTAGCTCAAGCACGAAGTTGAACAGGGCGAAGACGACAATGCCGCCGAGCAGGCCTGTCACGTAAGCGCGAATCGGCCTGGAACCCATGCGCCAGCACAGGGTGCCGACCGCAGCGGTGGTCGTGACGATGAAGCCCAGCGGCTCAAGCAGTGCGGTGTACAGGCACAGGATGACGATGGCCAGCACCATCTCGGCGCCGGTGCGGCTCCACGGCCATTGCTGGTCCGGGTCGGGGCGCAAGATCAGATACAGGCTGCTCAGCGCCAGCACGATCGAGAGCAACGTGGGGAAGGTTTCGGGCCCGATGGACTCGGCCCCGCCGAAGGGTTCCGGGAACTGCTGGGCACCCCAGCCGTACGCGACGGCCAAGGTGAGCATCAGCAGACCAAAGATGCGGTCATTCATCAGCGAATCAGCCCAATGTCCTTGGAAAGGGTCTGGATGTCCTGGATTTGTGCCTTCACGAAGGCATCAAACTCGGCACCCGATTTGTGGAACGGCATCAGGCCGC comes from bacterium Scap17 and encodes:
- a CDS encoding tripartite tricarboxylate transporter permease, whose translation is MESLGFLMQGFGIALQPENLMFAVLGAFLGTLIGALPGLGPANGVAILIPLAFTLGLSPETSLILLTSVYAGAMYGGRISSILLNIPGDEPAMMTCLDGYPMAQKGKAAEAMAISAIASFIGSLIATIGLIVMAPWLASFALTFGPAEYFALFVLAFATLGGITGKNPVKTIMAAAIGLMIATVGIDGSTGTQRYTFDVLELFEGIDFIIAIVGLFAISELLFFIEQHAGEGKPMIAMNKMTLKLKEIVAILPTSFRGGVLGFISGVLPGAGASLGSFISYTLEKKTVGKKGNFGEGDPRGVAAPEAGNNGAASGALVPMLTLGVPGSGTTAVLLAMLISLNITPGPLMFTQHGDIVWGVIAALLIGNVILLLMNIPMVGIFVKLLSVPPKYLLPVVTMVAFVGIYSISHSTFDLYFMVAFGVAGYFLRKLEIPLVPVILGMLLGPEMEKNLRHAMQLSDGDWTILIGSPLAVTLWCIAIAGLLLPVIVGPILRRRMSAAKAATDA
- a CDS encoding tripartite tricarboxylate transporter TctB family protein, with the translated sequence MNDRIFGLLMLTLAVAYGWGAQQFPEPFGGAESIGPETFPTLLSIVLALSSLYLILRPDPDQQWPWSRTGAEMVLAIVILCLYTALLEPLGFIVTTTAAVGTLCWRMGSRPIRAYVTGLLGGIVVFALFNFVLELPLPLGILEVA